One stretch of Clavibacter californiensis DNA includes these proteins:
- a CDS encoding GNAT family N-acetyltransferase → MDPVTLRTARLTLRPTVVDDVDAITAACQDPAIQRYVPVPVPYSRDDAVSYVSGFCADGWASGDRLTWAVVYGDALMGTMGLHAVADGAAEIGYWLAPGARGRGIMREAAGAMVDHGFDASAGLGLARIGWRAYAGNAGSAAVAHALGFRFEGIARLGALGRDGREDDWLAGLLATDDRTPRRWPVLA, encoded by the coding sequence ATGGATCCCGTCACCCTCCGCACCGCGCGCCTCACGCTCCGCCCGACCGTGGTCGACGACGTCGACGCGATCACGGCCGCGTGCCAGGACCCGGCGATCCAGCGGTATGTGCCGGTCCCCGTGCCGTACTCGCGGGACGACGCGGTCTCCTACGTCTCCGGCTTCTGCGCCGACGGCTGGGCCTCGGGCGACCGCCTGACCTGGGCCGTCGTCTATGGCGACGCGCTCATGGGCACCATGGGACTGCACGCCGTCGCGGACGGCGCGGCCGAGATCGGGTACTGGCTGGCGCCGGGCGCGCGCGGCCGCGGGATAATGCGCGAGGCCGCCGGCGCCATGGTCGACCACGGCTTCGACGCGTCCGCGGGTCTCGGGCTCGCGCGCATCGGCTGGCGCGCATACGCCGGGAACGCCGGATCCGCCGCCGTCGCCCACGCGCTCGGCTTCCGCTTCGAGGGGATCGCGCGACTCGGTGCGCTGGGCCGCGACGGACGAGAGGACGACTGGCTCGCGGGGCTCCTCGCGACCGACGACCGGACGCCGCGGCGGTGGCCGGTGCTCGCGTGA
- a CDS encoding class I SAM-dependent methyltransferase, with translation MTHPHSHHASGHGSADPSLARMLDLDARILHGHQRELTAWVRRLGRDTAGRVVVDLGAGTGTGTIALARRFDRAEVHAVDASAAMLDRVAERAVVDGLADRISTVHADLDAGWPALPPADLVWASLMLHEVADPARLLARVHDGLAPGGILAVVEMDGPPRFLPDRLDPALGRAGLADRLDDAVTHGGTGGPSHPDWAPWLRDAGLVDVATRAFPIDPDPADPIAAAATLPYARAWLTRVRDRSADRLDADDRAALDALLDDDGPHALARIPGLGLRGTRTAYVGHRPR, from the coding sequence ATGACCCACCCGCACTCGCACCATGCCTCCGGGCACGGATCCGCCGACCCCTCGCTCGCCCGCATGCTCGACCTCGACGCCCGGATCCTGCACGGCCACCAGCGCGAGCTCACCGCCTGGGTCCGCCGCCTCGGGCGCGACACCGCCGGCCGCGTGGTCGTCGACCTCGGCGCGGGGACGGGCACCGGCACGATCGCGCTCGCGCGCCGCTTCGACCGGGCCGAGGTGCACGCCGTCGACGCGAGCGCCGCCATGCTCGACCGGGTCGCCGAGCGCGCCGTCGTCGACGGGCTCGCCGACCGGATCAGCACCGTCCACGCCGACCTCGACGCGGGCTGGCCCGCGCTGCCGCCCGCCGACCTGGTGTGGGCGTCGCTCATGCTGCACGAGGTCGCCGACCCGGCGCGGCTGCTCGCGCGCGTCCACGACGGCCTCGCGCCGGGCGGGATCCTCGCCGTCGTCGAGATGGACGGCCCGCCGCGCTTCCTGCCCGACCGCCTCGATCCCGCGCTCGGCCGCGCTGGCCTCGCCGACCGCCTCGACGACGCTGTCACGCACGGCGGCACGGGCGGTCCGTCGCATCCGGACTGGGCGCCGTGGCTGCGCGATGCGGGCCTCGTCGACGTCGCGACGCGCGCGTTCCCCATCGATCCCGACCCCGCGGATCCGATCGCCGCCGCCGCGACCCTCCCCTACGCACGCGCGTGGCTGACCCGCGTCCGCGACCGGTCGGCCGACCGCCTCGATGCCGACGACCGCGCCGCCCTCGACGCGCTCCTCGACGACGACGGCCCGCACGCCCTGGCGAGGATCCCGGGCCTCGGCCTCCGCGGCACCCGCACGGCGTACGTGGGTCATCGGCCGCGCTGA
- a CDS encoding DEAD/DEAH box helicase: MSTDDTASTPDADAAPRTTFSDLGLSDQVLKALKEVGYETPSAIQAATIPSLLSGRDVLGVAQTGTGKTAAFALPILSNLDVSQKTPQALVLAPTRELALQVCEAFERYASGMRGVHVLPVYGGQGYGVQLSALRRGVHVVVGTPGRIMDHLDKGTLDLSQLKFLVLDEADEMLKMGFAEDVETILADTPKSKQIALFSATMPAQIRRISGKYLQDPEEITVKNKTTTSANTTQRYLMVSYPQKVDALTRILETENFEGMIVFVRTKNETETLAEKLRARGYAAAAISGDVAQAQRERTVEQLKNGKLDILVATDVAARGLDVDRISHVVNYDIPIDTESYVHRIGRTGRAGRSGAAISFVTPRERRLLTAIEKATRQPLTEMRMPSAEDVNVTRLSRFDDAITAALADRERLDAFRDIVGHYVNHHDVVESDVAAALAIVAQGDTPLLLSADDLRPPRVERERRDDRPGRDGDDRGERRARPARGSGNMATYRIDVGRRHRVEPRQIVGALANEGGFSREDFGHIDIRPDFSLVELPAGLPQDRIDRLASTVINGRPIDIRPDRGGPRAAERGAAPERRGRKPRD, translated from the coding sequence ATGAGCACTGACGACACCGCATCCACCCCCGACGCGGACGCCGCCCCCCGCACGACCTTCAGCGACCTCGGTCTCTCCGACCAGGTGCTCAAGGCACTCAAGGAGGTGGGCTACGAGACGCCCTCCGCGATCCAGGCGGCCACGATCCCCTCCCTCCTCTCCGGCCGCGACGTCCTCGGCGTCGCCCAGACCGGCACCGGCAAGACGGCCGCGTTCGCGCTGCCGATCCTCTCCAACCTCGACGTGTCCCAGAAGACCCCGCAGGCCCTCGTGCTCGCGCCCACCCGCGAGCTCGCGCTCCAGGTGTGCGAGGCGTTCGAGCGCTATGCGTCCGGCATGCGCGGCGTGCACGTGCTGCCGGTCTACGGCGGCCAGGGCTACGGCGTGCAGCTGTCGGCGCTCCGTCGCGGCGTGCACGTGGTCGTCGGCACCCCCGGCCGGATCATGGACCACCTCGACAAGGGCACCCTCGACCTCTCGCAGCTGAAGTTCCTCGTGCTCGACGAGGCCGACGAGATGCTCAAGATGGGCTTCGCGGAGGACGTGGAGACGATCCTCGCGGACACCCCGAAGTCGAAGCAGATCGCGCTCTTCTCGGCGACGATGCCCGCGCAGATCCGCCGCATCTCGGGCAAGTACCTGCAGGACCCCGAGGAGATCACGGTCAAGAACAAGACCACGACCTCGGCGAACACCACGCAGCGGTACCTGATGGTGTCGTACCCGCAGAAGGTCGACGCCCTCACGCGCATCCTCGAGACGGAGAACTTCGAGGGCATGATCGTGTTCGTCCGCACCAAGAACGAGACGGAGACGCTCGCCGAGAAGCTCCGGGCCCGCGGCTACGCGGCAGCCGCCATCTCGGGCGACGTCGCGCAGGCGCAGCGCGAGCGCACGGTCGAGCAGCTCAAGAACGGCAAGCTCGACATCCTCGTGGCCACCGACGTCGCGGCGCGTGGGCTCGACGTCGACCGGATCAGCCACGTCGTCAACTACGACATCCCCATCGACACCGAGTCGTACGTCCACCGCATCGGCCGCACGGGCCGGGCCGGACGCAGCGGCGCGGCGATCAGCTTCGTCACGCCGCGCGAGCGCCGCCTCCTCACCGCCATCGAGAAGGCCACGCGCCAGCCGCTCACCGAGATGCGCATGCCGAGCGCCGAGGACGTGAACGTGACGCGCCTCTCCCGCTTCGACGACGCGATCACCGCGGCCCTCGCCGACCGCGAGCGCCTCGACGCGTTCCGCGACATCGTGGGCCACTACGTGAACCACCACGACGTCGTCGAGTCCGACGTGGCCGCCGCCCTCGCCATCGTGGCGCAGGGCGACACCCCGCTCCTCCTCTCGGCCGACGACCTCCGCCCGCCGCGCGTGGAGCGCGAGCGCCGCGACGACCGCCCGGGCCGCGACGGCGACGACCGCGGTGAGCGTCGCGCCCGTCCCGCGCGCGGCAGCGGCAACATGGCGACGTACCGCATCGACGTCGGGCGCCGCCACCGCGTGGAGCCGCGCCAGATCGTCGGCGCGCTCGCCAACGAGGGCGGCTTCAGCCGCGAGGACTTCGGCCACATCGACATCCGCCCCGACTTCTCGCTCGTCGAGCTGCCGGCCGGGCTGCCGCAGGACCGGATCGACAGGCTCGCGAGCACGGTCATCAATGGCCGCCCGATCGACATCCGCCCCGACCGCGGCGGCCCTCGCGCCGCCGAGCGCGGTGCGGCCCCGGAGCGTCGCGGGCGGAAGCCGCGCGACTGA
- a CDS encoding DUF4184 family protein: MPFTVSHAVVALPAVRGPLPAAAVAAGAMAPDVPLFLGGGLSYADTHAFPSLLVTALPAGAVLLVVWSVLLRPAAGILLPSVVASRVPASWSHRSRPTVRGALLALVALLLGVLTHVAWDAFTHAGRLGTELLPALAEPWGPLPGYRWIQYASSVGGLIVLLVAGILGLRHAEPRPVPRRHGGRVLRISLAAAVVAIAAAVVLVPVAADGVPRDVGALRDLVYDAITRGGAAVALAVLLAALIATGIRGAAPSRPPA, translated from the coding sequence GTGCCCTTCACCGTCAGCCATGCCGTCGTCGCCCTCCCCGCCGTGCGCGGGCCGCTCCCGGCGGCGGCCGTGGCGGCGGGCGCGATGGCCCCCGACGTGCCGCTGTTCCTCGGCGGCGGCCTCTCCTACGCCGACACGCACGCGTTCCCGAGCCTGCTCGTGACGGCGCTCCCCGCGGGCGCGGTGCTGCTGGTGGTCTGGTCGGTCCTGCTGCGGCCGGCCGCGGGGATCCTCCTGCCCTCGGTGGTCGCGTCGCGCGTGCCCGCGTCCTGGTCGCACCGGTCGCGGCCCACCGTGCGCGGCGCGCTCCTGGCCCTCGTGGCGCTGCTCCTCGGGGTGCTCACGCACGTGGCATGGGACGCGTTCACGCACGCGGGCCGGCTCGGGACCGAGCTGCTGCCCGCGCTGGCGGAGCCGTGGGGTCCGCTGCCCGGGTACCGGTGGATCCAGTACGCCTCCTCCGTGGGCGGGCTGATCGTGCTGCTCGTCGCGGGGATCCTCGGGCTGCGCCATGCCGAGCCGCGCCCGGTGCCGCGCAGGCACGGGGGACGGGTGCTGCGGATCTCCCTGGCTGCGGCCGTCGTCGCCATCGCGGCCGCCGTGGTGCTCGTGCCGGTCGCGGCGGACGGCGTGCCGCGGGACGTGGGGGCGCTCCGGGACCTCGTCTACGACGCCATCACCCGGGGCGGAGCGGCGGTCGCCCTGGCCGTGCTGCTGGCGGCGCTCATCGCCACGGGGATCCGCGGGGCCGCTCCGTCCCGCCCTCCCGCCTGA
- a CDS encoding helix-turn-helix transcriptional regulator has translation MTQEPDLDALVRQRIRSLREARGWSLDVLAARCFLSPSTLSRIETGHRRIALDQLVPIARALETSLDALIESGDDADVVIRAQEDAQAGRTTWILSRGGGSGSGPFVAKMRMTPTRPVPVDQLGVHPGRDWFTVLSGTARLQLGERTILVEAGDAAEFSTMVPHAIGAHRGVVEILTILDRDGQRAHLRATGTSAAAHAGDDPAAG, from the coding sequence ATGACGCAAGAGCCTGACCTCGACGCCCTCGTCCGACAGCGCATCCGCAGCCTCCGCGAGGCCCGCGGCTGGTCGCTCGACGTGCTCGCCGCGCGGTGCTTCCTCAGCCCGTCGACGCTCAGTCGCATCGAGACCGGTCACCGGCGCATCGCGCTCGACCAGCTCGTGCCGATCGCGCGGGCCCTCGAGACGTCGCTCGACGCGCTCATCGAGTCGGGCGACGACGCCGACGTCGTGATCCGCGCGCAGGAGGACGCGCAGGCGGGCCGCACGACGTGGATCCTCTCGCGCGGCGGGGGCAGCGGATCCGGCCCGTTCGTCGCGAAGATGCGCATGACTCCGACGCGGCCCGTCCCGGTCGACCAGCTCGGGGTGCACCCCGGACGGGACTGGTTCACGGTGCTCTCGGGCACGGCCAGGCTCCAGCTGGGGGAGCGGACGATCCTCGTGGAGGCGGGCGACGCAGCCGAGTTCTCGACCATGGTGCCGCACGCCATCGGCGCGCACCGGGGCGTCGTCGAAATCCTGACGATCCTCGACCGCGACGGGCAGCGGGCGCACCTGCGGGCGACGGGGACGAGTGCCGCCGCTCACGCGGGGGACGACCCGGCGGCGGGCTAG